The nucleotide window ATCTACATCCCGGCCGGTCCGCGCCTGGGCGACAAGGTCATCGAATTCAAGAACGTCAGCAAGGGCTACGGCGATCGCGTGTTGATCGACAACCTGTCGTTCTCCATGCCTAAAGGCGCCATCGTTGGTGTGATCGGCGGTAACGGTGCCGGTAAATCGACGCTGTTCCGCATGCTGATGGGCAAGGAAACGCCGGATTCGGGCAGCATCGAAGTCGGCGAAACCGTGCAACTGGCATGCGTGGATCAAAGCCGTGAAGACCTGGAAGGCAGCAAAACGGTGTTCCAGCAGATCTCCGACGGTTCCGACCAGATTCGCATCGGCAGCTACGAGATCCCGTCGCGCACCTACGTTGGCCGTTTCAACTTCAAGGGCGGCGATCAGCAGAAGTTCGTCAAGGACCTGTCCGGCGGTGAGCGTGGTCGCTTGCATCTGGCCCTGACCCTGAAAGAGGGCGGCAACGTCCTGCTGCTCGACGAACCGTCCAACGACCTCGACGTTGAAACCCTGCGTTCCCTGGAAGAAGCCTTGCTGGACTTCCCGGGCGCCGCCATTGTGATCTCTCACGATCGGTGGTTCCTTGACCGCGTCGCGACTCACATCCTGGCGTACGAAGACGACTCGCAAGCCGTGTTTTTCGAAGGCAACTACACCGAGTACGAAGCCGATCGCAAGAAACGCCTCGGCGAAGCGGCTTCCCAGCCGCACCGCGTACGGCACAAGAAACTGGCCTGATTTCAGGTTGGTTGCATAAAAAAACGGAGCCTTCGGGGCTCCGTTTTTTATGGGTTTCAGGAAGACCGAGTCGCGGCTATCGCGAGCAGGCTCGCTCCCACATTTGATCTTCAGTGAACTGAAGATTTGTGGCCAATACAAATCCCCTGTGGGAGCGAGCCTGCTCGCGATGGCGGCCTCGATATCACCCGATCTCTATCGTAAGAACCTCAATCACCAAATCCCCCGCCGGCCGCTTCCACAACACGTCATCGCCCACTTGCGCCCCAAGCAATGCTCGCCCCAGCGGCGAGCTCCAATTGATCAGCCCATGGGCGGCATCCGCCTGGTCTTCTCCGACCAATTGCACGCGCTGTTCATGATCGTGTTCGTCGGCAAATGTCACCCAGTTGCCGATCTGCACTTTATCGGTAGAGGAAGCCAGTGCGACCACCTGGGCGCTTTGCAGGCGCTGCTTGAAGTAGCGCCAGTCGCGATCGAGGTCGGCCTGGCGCTGCTTATCGGCCAGGTCACCTTTGGCGCTTTCCTGATCGAGCAGGTTTTGCAGCTCGTCGACTTTCGCCTGAAGCTGTGCGAAACCGGCTGGCGTGACGTAATTGGGCTGCGCGCTGACCTGCCGTTCGACTGGCTGATCGGCTTGCGCGGCGGCGTTATCTTCATTGACGAAGGCACGACTCATGCTTTTCTCCCGTTATAGGGTTTGGGCCATGGTCGCAGGCTTTAAGTTTCGACGAATGTCTGTAAACGACTTATTGCGAGCGATAGGCTCGCGCGGCGTCCCGGTCTTTCTGCTGTTGCCAGGCCCGTTCGCGCTCGTCCCAATGGCGTTCCCTGTACTCGTTTCGATCCTCGTTTTCGCGCATGGCCTGGCACTGACGGAAGCCATCGGTCCAGCCTTCGGCGTATTGCTTGTCCTTGAGGTAACGTGGGACGTTTTTGCGAAACTCACCAGTGATTGCCCCGGCGGCCTGCCGGCCACTGCTGCAACCGTCATCGAAGCCGTCGGCGAATGCCGGTGGATAACCCTTGCTGATCAGATCTTCATGGGTCGACTGGCACCCCGTGATCAATACCAACATCCCCAACACACCCACGCAACGCCACATCTTGGACTCCTGGACCGTTCAACGGCCTATAAGGGAAGTCTAGAAGCGTATTTGTCAGCTGGGAGTGAAAGAAAGATTAAAAGATCGCAGCCTTCGGCAGCTCCTACAAAAGCACGGTTATATGCGGTCCTGTAGGAGCTGCCGAAGGCTGCGATCTTTTGCGGTTAAGCAACGATCAATAGTGATACCACTTCACCTCAAGCATCACTTCGTTTTCGGGTGAAGCCAGGTGGCTGAACTCGCGTTGGGCACTTAGGCGCACACCCAGATTACGCGACAATTCCCACTGCTGATTCAGGCTCACACTACGGCGCACTTCGCCGTTAGTGAAGTAATCTCCCTTGGCTTCCAGGCTGAAATTGCCCAGCGGGTTTTTCCACAGCAGGCCGCTGTTAAAGCCCGCCGCCGGGGCGATGAAGCCCGCGAAGTCATTGTTGTGCTCCACGCGAACGGTGCCCAAGGCGAACCCGAGCATGTCGTCACCCAGTTGCCAGGTTCCGCCGCCGCCACCGTTGACATGGCTGACCAGGGTTTCGTCATCGTGCTTGCCCGGCACGCGCTCCAGGCCGCCGGTGACTTGCCACGACAGCGGCTGCAAGAGCGCGTTGCGCGGGGTCAGGGAGCGGATGGTCGCCAGGTCCAGTTGCTGCAACTGCCAGTGATTACCTTCGTATTGGCGCAGCTTCATCTGCAGGATTTCGATCTGCGCGCCAAGCGGGAAGCCTTCGGCGTTGTCGTTGAGGTCGTGATAGGCCATGCGCAGGCCATATTCGCCGAAGGCCTTGTCGCCCCGGGTGCCGATGCCGGCCTGCCAGGTACGGGATTCGTGGCCGTCTTCGGGCAAGTCAGGTTGCGCAATGTCCAGTTCCGGAGGCGGGTTTTGATTGATTGCGCGCAGCAATTCGAAACTGCGCTGCGCCCGTTGCGGGTCACGTTCCTGGCCGTTGGCGCGATAACGTTCCAGGCGGTAAGCCGCATCGATGATCAACGCCTGACGGTCGCGAGGCTGAGCCTTGAACGCCGGGGCCTGCAATTGCTTCTGATCGGCACTGAGCTTTAGCACCCAGTCCTGTTCTTCAGCGGTCAACGGTTCTGCGCGGCTCAGCAGCTCACGCTCGCGGGACGGGCGATATTCAATCGATTCCACCAGCCCGGCCTGTTTCACCGCTTTGACCGTGTCGGTGGGAATGGCGGTCAACGGGAATTGCTCGGTCAACTTCAGGCCCGGCCGCGCCACTTGCAGCAGCTCAAGCAGGCGATAAGAGCAGTTTTCGTCGAAGAAAAAGTAGTCGAACTGGATCTGTTTGAGTTCCCAGACGTGCTCGACCATGCGCTCGGTTTCCTGCTGGGTCAGATTCAGGCGGTATTCCCACAGATCGCGGTTCTCGAGGCTACGGTATTCCGAGAGTTTTTCCTGGTAGGGCACCAGGGCAAACAGCCCCGGATAACCGCCCATCAAGCCTTTCCAGGCGTACAGAATGCTGTTGTCCGAACCTTCGATGTAGGCGCCGAAGTTGATCGCGTAACTGAGTAGCGACGTCTTGTCGCTCTGCACATCGGCCTGATCGATGCGTAGCAACGTGTGACCGAACATCGACGACGGGCTGTTCAGGTAGGCCGCCGGGAAAATCATCACCGCACTGTGGGGCGAAACGTCCTTGAACCACTGTTTGAACTCAGCGCAGTCC belongs to Pseudomonas sp. B21-015 and includes:
- a CDS encoding GreA/GreB family elongation factor; translated protein: MSRAFVNEDNAAAQADQPVERQVSAQPNYVTPAGFAQLQAKVDELQNLLDQESAKGDLADKQRQADLDRDWRYFKQRLQSAQVVALASSTDKVQIGNWVTFADEHDHEQRVQLVGEDQADAAHGLINWSSPLGRALLGAQVGDDVLWKRPAGDLVIEVLTIEIG
- a CDS encoding DUF4105 domain-containing protein; amino-acid sequence: MLKRLAWLALCVCAPLSGAPHIDNQRLQHLANDPFWISLGHYETAKLGGWRSYVSDKKFFLAPDGNEHPDRELAATVQALYAPASAGEQHAQCVYPARTRWLRAQLELSGLPTPDCAEFKQWFKDVSPHSAVMIFPAAYLNSPSSMFGHTLLRIDQADVQSDKTSLLSYAINFGAYIEGSDNSILYAWKGLMGGYPGLFALVPYQEKLSEYRSLENRDLWEYRLNLTQQETERMVEHVWELKQIQFDYFFFDENCSYRLLELLQVARPGLKLTEQFPLTAIPTDTVKAVKQAGLVESIEYRPSRERELLSRAEPLTAEEQDWVLKLSADQKQLQAPAFKAQPRDRQALIIDAAYRLERYRANGQERDPQRAQRSFELLRAINQNPPPELDIAQPDLPEDGHESRTWQAGIGTRGDKAFGEYGLRMAYHDLNDNAEGFPLGAQIEILQMKLRQYEGNHWQLQQLDLATIRSLTPRNALLQPLSWQVTGGLERVPGKHDDETLVSHVNGGGGGTWQLGDDMLGFALGTVRVEHNNDFAGFIAPAAGFNSGLLWKNPLGNFSLEAKGDYFTNGEVRRSVSLNQQWELSRNLGVRLSAQREFSHLASPENEVMLEVKWYHY